ACGGTTAGGAATTCAATCCCTATAAATTCGGCTGATTTCAACTCCAAAATCGTACCTTATCCACCTTCTACACCTACAAATTCTTCATACTTCTGCTTCAATCTTCTTCATTGAATTTCAAAATCTTTCAATCTCAACAAATGTGTATCAGAGTTCGCGGTCCTAGGTTTTTTCTGGAAGAAGATTCGGCAGTTTGTACAGCTTatgtttttcaaaaaagaaataaTATCCACAATGTTACGAATTTCGCAAACGACTTTCTGGCAACAAGTTTTTGCAATGTTCGTTGCAGAAATAAGGAACTTGAGAAATCGTGATGTTACTGGATTGTCTGCTCGTTTTCAATTAATTAGTCATTCTGTCAACTAATTTCTTGGTATAACAGAAAATATTATGTGCGATGAAGACATGTCAGAGGCGTTATTCTGGCAGAACATTTTCACAATGTTCGTCTCAGAAAAGAGGAAGCCCGAAAATCGAGATGTTGTTCAATTAATCGCTCTGTCGCACCATTCCTTCATCAGTTaagggaaattgatcgagaaaaattTATTGGTGTAACTGAAgttgaagtgatccaaacagctcCGGATAATTGGAGGAAACCCACGACAAACCTTTTCAATACGAAGCTTATTTCAACATTCTTAAAAATGGTCTATCTCAATCACATCTGTACTGCACCCGGAGGGCTCTCCCTATCTTTACTATGGAAGAAGATATTACTCTTATTTAATGTTTGATGCATATTATATCGAGAAATGTGACCAATGGCTATTTTTGGGAAAGATTGTTGCAAAGGTTTGTAGCTCGTCAAAATGAATATTTAAGAAACAACATGAGCCTCGAACTAAGATTTGCATTCATTGGTAAGGATGTCAAACGTTATACAGAAATTTTATGGATGGTTCAACGTGATAATTCTGGATTGTgcaacgaagaactggtgagtatcttaaTATCTTTGTCCTCATTGAGCAACTGCATCATAgtttaattaaaatcatattaactaacttgttgtttatctgtttttCAAAAAACCATGGTTCAAGCCAAGTTTATAGAAGAAAACGGAAGAGAGTATAAGCTAGCATTCATAATGCTcaatgttattgttgttgttatgAAATCAAGTTACTGTATATGTACGGAAATGTAACAAGTAATAGTGCGGTCTTTCATTAATGAGATATAAACTTGACAATAAAAAGATCTTAAACTAGTACAATCTTTGGCCTCCTGGTTTTCTTCATTCGATGTAACTGCCATTCAACGCGCTCATGAACTGTTTCTCCTCTGGTTTTGGTGGAgcttttctttttaaagggataTTTTCCTTGTTTAACTTCTAAAACTTGcgctgctccttccttatttgcATCCGCCTCAAATTTTGCTTAACAGAAAAGAAAAACTGCCTTATGAGACATTTCAAGAGAAAAATTAGTGGAAATGTGAGTTGAATGTTTGAATGAGTTGATTATTTATAAGGGTACAAATATATAGCCGCTGGAAATCCGACCGTTGCCAGTGTTGTTCGAGACGACCGGCTCACATTGAGCCGGGTCTCGGCCCTTTGTTGTCCGGTCGTCTCAAATAGCACTGGCCGGCTTATCTTGCTTCGGAAAAAACCTTTCCCCACTATCCAAAACTCTTTTTGTCCATCTATTTAGATAGACGTACCAAGTAATTTGATGGTGCCCGTTGAAGTTGCTCTTATACGTTTGTGTAGGAATATTCTACAACTACAAGTCATGCTAGGTTGCACACCTTAACCAGTCAAGCGCTTAGGAAATTAGCCCTTTGGATTTGGATGGATGTGCAATTTTTTCTTTTGCCAATCAAGGATATTTTTCCTCCGTCTTGGATGATTTTTGGAGTTTGACGCGTATCCATCATGTCCGTCATTCTCGGGTATCCTTCCTACAGAAAGTAGTATGAATGAAGATAATACCCCACCAGCTGGTCATTTCACTCACTCACTCACTAGTCTCAAACACTCAAAACACATaggatttcttctttctttttagtctACGCTCCTCACTCGCTAAAACCACACTCCATCCATCCATTCATCCAATACAAAAACTACACTAAATTACACTATAGTAGTACTCTAGTACACCTAGTAGAGAGCACATAGATATAGATAGCCCTTTATCGTTTATTTTTATGTCCCATCTAATTccactttcatctttctttttcttcttcatcttctctcatTCTCTCATTCATTTCTTCCCTCCTCAAAACCCTCTCCATCTCACAAACTCTAAACCACAAAACCACCATTAAAAATCATCCTGAATCATTATCAAACATGTGTATGAAATGAATGATAActtctcctcctcctcattaGTCCAAAAAAAGAGCAAGCAAGCAAGTTAGTTCTTTATGTACCCTGATCATCACTATCTTCATATATCATAACCCTATACTAGTTTATGGAAACCGGCACAAGAGTTCAACCATAACCACATATATTAATCCACAAAGCAGCTCAACACATCATCAAAAAACATACACTTAGAGGAGAATTAAATGGTTGTGTGTTAGAGTAGAAGTGCTAGAAAATCAAGAGAGACTAGAGAAGAAGATATAAATAAAGAAACTCGTCAAATTTTCAAGGAAAAGATCAAAAAGCAGTCATGGATGCAACatcaggtggtggtggtggtggtggtggtggtggagttaTTGGAAGATCTTCGTCAACGAACATAGCAGCAGCGGCACCACTAAGTCGATATGAATCACAGAAGAGAAGAGACTGGAACACATTCTTGCAGTATTTGAAAAACCATAAGCCACCATTATCATTACTGCGGTGTAGTGGAGCTCATGTAATTGAGTTCATGAAATACTTGGATCAGTTCGGAAAGACTAAAGTGCATACTTTAGGTTGTACTTTCTTTGGCCATCCCAATCCGCCTGCGCCGTGTACGTGCCCGTTGAAACAAGCTTGGGGTAGTCTTGATGCACTTATTGGACGGTTAAGAGCCGCATAtgaagaaaatggtggaaaaccaGAATCAAATCCGTTTGGAGCTAGAGCTGTTAGGATTTACTTGAGGGAAGTTAGAGAAAGTCAAGCCAAAGCTAGAGGTATACCttatgagaagaagaaaagaaagagaccaacaccaccaacaacaacagcaacagccaCAACATCTTCGTCGTCGTCCGGGGTGGTTGTCGATAGCAACGGCGGAGGATCATCCTTGTCTGGTCAccatgttggtggtggtggtggaggtgttaGTACTACTACCAACAATCATGTCGACATGGTAGCTCATTTTCATCAACAACCAAATACAACTATCACTTCCATATAATCAAGGTGTatggatttttattttgttttgctcAATCGGTTAATTCTAGTCTATAGTCTACTAGTTCATTTCGAGATTTGATCTCTATATTATTCTACTATTAGTTAGGAAGATCAGTACTTTTTATTAATTGTCATTTCAAATTGCGTTATTAGGCAAATTCAATAAATATATGACTTTGAATTGACAATCCCCATAATCCCCGATTTGGTAACaagtttttctcttctcttttacgTACTCTCTGCTTAATGCTTAATACCCATTCTTCTCTCTGATAGCTTGATTGATGAGATTGATGAGAAACTCTATATTGTACTGTATGTATGCCGAATCTTGTTTCCAACACAATCCTGGGTTTAAATATGCTGTATCACTATACATATACTAAGTGCATGCATAGAAATCCCATTATGTCATATCATGTTGATCCTATAATTTCTTGGAAACATTTGTTTAATGGTGCTGTGTGTCTTGTCCTCCTATACATGGGCGTAGTCGGGCACTACTTCTCTTGTGCAGTAGTTGCCGTTGGTTCCTTTTCTACTGCTAGAAAACTACGTACACGCATACAGTAATTAACTTGAGTTTAATACACTCCTATACTGATGAAAAACATCATAGACTTGGCCTATGAATTAGCAGCATGTTGTAGAATAGGGTTGGGGGAATTTAACTTGTCCAAGGTTTATTTATGAAACGTGGGTGGCTTTTATTATTGTTGTTGATCTTTGATTAGTTAGCAGATTTGATATTTTCAAAATTGAAGTGAGGTTTTAGGTTATTGTCCAAATTCTTGATTCATCCATCACACGCAAGTATTGCTTGTTCTACCATGGAAAGTCCTATCTAGACTGATAATGACATTCACTCCACCCGATTGTTCATCCCTAACCTTAAGAAGGACTGTGAATTAACGGCGGGTACGTCAAAGATCCACGTCAGAGCGCGAGTAAGTCGCAAATTGTCACACATATGGTGGATCGATCTTAATATCCGTCTCGTAGATTTGTACCATCCGTACATAGCCTTTCCTGCATCTCCATATATCACTCGCATGGATTGAGTTGCCAAACTCTCTTTCTCAGGAGTCAGGAGGCATATATCATCCTGTGAAATGACATATGAAAGGAAATATAACAAGACTTTGCAAGGAGCTAGCAGATGATTATGGAACAAGGGCATGAATAGAAGCCTATAACAGGGCACAGCACATGCATATCTCTCTGGGATTCTTGTCCATTATCAACCTAGTTAGTAAGCTAAATGCAGGACATTACAGCTTTACAAGGAGCGGCaaagcagatttttttttttgaagcatacggcAAAGCAGATGATGCTTCCCATCTTGTCTACTTGTTGTCTTGACTCAGCATTCTTAGCTCATTATAACATGTCTCAATTATTGATAACCAACTACCATTAATTTGCTATCTAGCTAGGTAGAGTCAGTCACGGTTTGATGGTTATGATTAATCAATTAGTAGCAATTAACTAAGTTGATGGTCCTGCTGTATATTTTTAATTACTCTTTAATTCTTTGTCCTTCTACACCCTACTAATTGTTTTTAGCCGTTCACCATAATTATAACATTGATGGTCGACTTTGGATTCTTTATTTGCTTTCTTAACCATTGCATAAACATTAATTACACCGGAAAGACTTATGAAAAATGTAGCGTACAAGAGCAAGCAATGTTAACATCGGCCTCATTCTCATCCCAAACCCGTAATGCTTGGTTACATGCTGAGAATCCTTCTTCCAAGCTCATACGTCAAGGCTAAGAGCCTAAGAGCTTTGGAAGATACTAATCTCTTTACAGCTGAAGGACGGTTTTCATCTGGTACCGTTAGCTCCGTGAAATTTAATATTCCTTGTAGCAGTCTTTGTCATTAGTGAGTACATGCTTCCGCAAAGAATACatgacaaagaaaaataaaagacagTTTGCACAAGAAATAAATTAGCCCTTAATTAAATAATTATGCTGCGAGTTATGGTCGGATTGGATTAGGTCAAAGCTATAAAATTagaaataaaattatttctaGGTATTCAGTGAATAGATTATACATCAAACAGGTGAAATAGGGCTGCTTTTCATCCTTTCTGTCTCTTCTTGGGGTCTTTCCGATTTATGTATGTATATTTTATGCTGACTGCTGAATCTATACAAAATACAAACGAAAGGAACAACTGCAAATACCAAAAATCTTACATTTGAAATGAAGTTACAGTGATAAGTtgattgtttgtttcttttatttCCTCAAACAAAAAATACACACAAAAAGAGACACAGAGGTTGGGGCCATGGTAGAACtcctaaaagaaagaaagaaaaaatttaaTTAAAGTCATACACACTTGAGGTTGTTCTACTAACTCTCCTGCAATAGCCCTGACTAGACGTTAGTCTTGTCTTGTCAAAGACTCATAGTGGTTTTAGCGTTACGCATTGTCCTGTCCTCTGCCCTGCACTGATGCACCCCTCCTGTATTGTAAATGCATGACGAATGACAATACAAGATTCAACTACACAAACACACACtatcagagaagaaagaaaagaaaaaaacatatattcatcatcatcagtttaTTTACTATTCTCATCACTCTTTTCAGCTCAAACAAAAACATAAATCCCAGACTCTCCGACATGCATATACGCAACATGCATGTGGCACCAACCAATATATACAAATCTGGAAAAACATAATTTTTTTCCTCAGCTGCTGGGGAATAGGATGAGACTTATTGTGCGAGTGGTCCTAAACCCTGTTTAGGTCGAGTTTAATTGCAAACCTTTTTAACAGCCATCAACAAACACTTAAACAGTATTATTAAAGAAACGCGCATCAATGTTAATTATATTATTGTACGTGCAAACTTTGCGAACACTAGCAGTAGCTAGTAAATTAATTACATCTGCAGTAACACTAAAAGCAATAAACAAATGGTACGTGTTTGTTTGCCGTTGCGGTCAGTATAAAAATTTAATGGCCTAGAGAGCTGATAaggaccagaagaagaagaagaaaatgagtgTACTAGTATAGTAAAGACTAGAGGGTGATCAGATTTGGAAAGGGCGGTACGTTTTTCATTTTGACTCACAGTTGGTGTAGTCTCCGACAACTCTATCTTTGTGCCATGGACCTGGTGAACCTTTgcattggtggtggtggtcattTCTGAGGGTGGGGGCCAGTAATGACCATTTGCATCTTATTGATAGATTTCTTCTCTTACAATGACCCCACCACCactgcaccaccaccaccttaaGACAACTTAAAATTTTCATCAATCTCTCTCCATGGACTGATAAGTCAATCACATAATAGAGACAGACATGCACTGTGAAATGTAAATGTAAATGTAAAAGCTATCGTCCTCTTACACATCCGATCGTTTTCTTACAAAAGATTTCCCATCTCTGTTTCTCTGCAAGAGAGATTAAATGTGCCCCATGAAACACTATTGCTTATCGACGTACATAAAAGTTTGAATAAGAGTCGTTATTATTATTGTAGTACCGGTTCTACGTGTCTTTTACatttatatttttccttttttccatTTACAGGGGGCGAGGTAAAAAACGAGTGTAGGCGTTGGAACATTGGTGTCCAAGTCTCCAGGATGATAAACTAGTTTCAGTCCTTGAAACAAGTCCCACCAATCCTAAAAAAATAGACATGGTACATATTTGGTGTCTACTTTTGCAACCGTGATGGGAGCCGCGTAACTTGTTCGTGTACTGAGGTGGAGCCTGCTATGATGCTAAAGTTAATGCTTAAAATTTGAGGGTCTGAAATTTACAACACCACGTTTGGCGACCAATAATGGCTTATGTTGCGAGATTTTCAACATTTTTGGcgtgatcttttcttgttttgcATTTTCTCTCTGGGTGTCATTGCGAAATCTTTCTTCAAGTAATTCAAAGGCCATTAGGGGATGGGAAGAAAAACTTGGCCAATAATGTTCTATGCTGGGTGGTTTGGGGCGAAATAAATTAATGGATTATGGCACATAAGGTAAGAATAGTGGCAGACATGTTCATCAATGAAGGGTGAACCACAATGCCAGGCCCAACCCAAGCCCAAGTCTTGAATGCCATGAATTGAGAATATCGAGAATTCTACTTGTGTGGATGAAGATAATACACAAGGAATTAGGTCTCTCCCCTCTTGTTACAGACATTTGAACCAAACACAAAATCAAGATCAACATTTGTAAAATTGGGAGAGATGGCATCATTTTTTATTCAACTCATTGTTTTACCTTCTACGCGTCGTCATAAGTTGTGGGTCTCCAAGAACCTTTCCTCGCAACAAAGAATTGGTCTTCGTATAATTTGGTTTCCCAGTGTAGAGATCGAAAGATAGGGCCTAGCTTATTAATCATATCTAATGTGTCTTGGACGAGAATTACACCACCTGGTCTCAAAATCCTATCCATCTCTACCGCTACATCCACAATGTCACACCTGGACAATGAGAACAATGAGTTAACTTGTAAATGTAATCATCAAAATTCATGCTACAGAGAATATGTATAGCTTGGGATTCCCCGGAAAGAGAAACGTCCACTGACAAAAACAAGCAAGTTCATGTGTTACCTCTTTGTTAGATTTCCAAATAGGTAACTGGAATGCAGTAGGTCATAAGTGCGAGGATATGTACTTAAGGGCTCACACCAGTCATGATACATTCCAATTAATCCGCGGTCATAAATAGCAGATAAGGTATCTGGTTGTTGGATCGGTATAATGTTCATCACCCACAGAGGTTGATTAATCAATGCTGCAGCAAAACtgataaacaaagaaaacaaagttGAAGTTGTAAACACTTAGTCAAATAACTCA
This genomic stretch from Papaver somniferum cultivar HN1 chromosome 5, ASM357369v1, whole genome shotgun sequence harbors:
- the LOC113284194 gene encoding protein LIGHT-DEPENDENT SHORT HYPOCOTYLS 4-like, which codes for MDATSGGGGGGGGGGVIGRSSSTNIAAAAPLSRYESQKRRDWNTFLQYLKNHKPPLSLLRCSGAHVIEFMKYLDQFGKTKVHTLGCTFFGHPNPPAPCTCPLKQAWGSLDALIGRLRAAYEENGGKPESNPFGARAVRIYLREVRESQAKARGIPYEKKKRKRPTPPTTTATATTSSSSSGVVVDSNGGGSSLSGHHVGGGGGGVSTTTNNHVDMVAHFHQQPNTTITSI